A window of the Nitrospirae bacterium YQR-1 genome harbors these coding sequences:
- a CDS encoding NAD(P)/FAD-dependent oxidoreductase, with translation MKRIVVIGGGSGGVMFSNRMRREFSPDDVEIVVIERSEKHFYQPAFTLVVFGLDEPRNLIRPVKDLFFEGITLVHDEATKIDAGNNKVITGKSGELYYDYLVIATGAKLILDETEGLKESLEANKNVFTFYNLNGAISLRDKLKDMDGGTIVSTISEMPIKCPAAPMKFIMMAEDTMRLKGLRNKFKFVFTTPMPAVFSREPYASKLNSIFATRGIETVPNFTPSEVDHNKGVLKDFGGKEVKFDLLSITPPHGGEFVIENSENVGDAAGWVSCDKNLMVSKKFANIYGIGDATDFPTSKTASGIRKQAKVLVERLKANINGEVSDVKYDGEIICPMLTKYKRVMFAHFNYDESISPALESYSNWVLKVHMLRPLYWNLMLNGLV, from the coding sequence ATGAAGAGAATAGTGGTCATTGGTGGTGGAAGCGGTGGTGTAATGTTTTCAAACCGCATGAGAAGGGAATTCAGTCCTGATGACGTAGAAATTGTGGTAATTGAGCGTAGTGAAAAGCATTTCTACCAGCCGGCATTTACTCTGGTCGTTTTTGGCCTTGATGAGCCAAGGAATTTAATTAGGCCTGTAAAAGATTTATTTTTTGAGGGCATAACACTGGTGCATGATGAGGCTACAAAGATTGATGCAGGAAATAACAAGGTAATAACAGGGAAAAGCGGTGAGCTGTACTACGACTATCTGGTAATAGCAACCGGAGCAAAATTAATTTTAGATGAGACCGAGGGTTTAAAAGAGAGTTTGGAGGCAAACAAAAATGTGTTTACCTTCTATAACCTCAACGGAGCGATAAGTCTCAGGGATAAGCTTAAAGATATGGACGGTGGCACAATAGTATCAACCATAAGTGAGATGCCGATAAAATGTCCTGCCGCCCCTATGAAGTTTATCATGATGGCTGAGGATACGATGAGGCTTAAAGGACTCAGAAACAAGTTTAAATTTGTCTTTACAACCCCGATGCCTGCGGTTTTCAGCAGGGAGCCGTATGCCTCGAAGTTAAACTCCATATTTGCAACAAGGGGTATTGAGACCGTCCCGAACTTTACACCGTCTGAAGTTGACCACAACAAGGGAGTGCTGAAGGATTTCGGCGGAAAAGAGGTTAAATTTGACCTTCTGTCCATAACCCCACCTCATGGCGGCGAGTTTGTAATCGAGAACTCTGAAAACGTAGGGGATGCAGCTGGATGGGTAAGCTGTGATAAAAATCTGATGGTAAGCAAAAAGTTTGCTAATATTTACGGTATTGGAGATGCAACCGATTTCCCGACATCCAAGACCGCCTCGGGTATTAGAAAGCAGGCGAAGGTGCTCGTGGAGCGCCTCAAGGCAAACATAAATGGTGAGGTATCCGACGTAAAGTACGACGGAGAGATCATATGCCCGATGCTTACTAAATACAAGAGGGTTATGTTTGCACATTTTAACTACGATGAATCCATTTCACCTGCCTTAGAAAGCTACTCCAACTGGGTACTCAAGGTACACATGCTCAGGCCTCTTTACTGGAACCTCATGCTTAACGGCTTAGTGTAA
- a CDS encoding DUF1641 domain-containing protein: MVKKNTEVSLSSTEKMAAQVNDIHNRLSIMEGMYADMMPAMEKITKEIGDTLNALRVRYERDETIELLKKVGDSIPTFIMMLDAMKAFKGFFEDLMPAVNTIMKEITPSVNSLRMAFERDETLEVLIKTGECMPSFVKLLDFLNKFDRDGGLDFTLEAAYAKETEVMMKGMEKCAVRTMQQLMEKPLKPGMMNIFSALKDPEVQKGFILMTTFARNMPQCMLETIEASGESLKPKTR, encoded by the coding sequence ATGGTAAAGAAAAACACGGAAGTAAGCTTAAGCAGTACAGAGAAGATGGCCGCGCAAGTTAATGATATACACAACAGGCTTAGCATAATGGAAGGAATGTATGCTGATATGATGCCTGCTATGGAGAAAATCACCAAGGAGATTGGGGATACCCTAAATGCTCTCAGAGTCCGCTACGAAAGGGATGAAACAATCGAACTGCTTAAAAAAGTAGGCGACAGCATTCCAACTTTCATTATGATGCTTGATGCAATGAAGGCATTTAAAGGGTTTTTTGAGGATTTAATGCCGGCTGTCAACACTATCATGAAAGAGATCACACCGTCTGTTAATTCACTTAGGATGGCATTTGAAAGGGACGAAACCCTTGAGGTGCTTATTAAAACAGGTGAATGTATGCCATCGTTCGTTAAACTTCTTGATTTCTTAAATAAGTTTGACAGAGACGGCGGCTTGGACTTCACACTTGAGGCGGCATATGCCAAAGAAACAGAAGTTATGATGAAGGGTATGGAAAAATGCGCTGTCCGCACCATGCAACAACTTATGGAAAAACCCCTCAAACCCGGTATGATGAATATCTTTAGTGCACTAAAGGACCCGGAGGTTCAGAAAGGGTTCATACTAATGACCACCTTTGCAAGGAATATGCCCCAGTGTATGCTTGAAACCATTGAGGCAAGCGGAGAGTCTCTTAAACCTAAAACAAGGTAA
- a CDS encoding glycosyltransferase family 39 protein — protein MRFKKLNSEFFNDTRNIRFILTLFVLCVTFVCIGVFSVKDDNLVNDETAHIPSGYAALKEQNFILNLEHPPMLKMIAAVPMLFQKVNYKSDLVSNTPADEWKEGYRFFDLNKSNFDTVLLSGRVALILFHAFFLFVLGLLLKQIISPVFACLGVFFIAFEPNFLAHARYITTDAGITVFTVLSLVSFGVFLERQQRIYIWLTAVFLGGALLSKFSGLAVYFLILAFLMFNRFKQMFNAKRTFALIFIVPVLMLYLVYFGVGWAINPMQLNFVITNDKQATEPSWQTNVFFRPVVLYKTGLKHITERTQLGAGGGHPPQYLNGEIRYDKGWWYYFLIALLYKETPILLILFASGLLFFRWRNHKTQPLEIMLLLYSVLYLSTTFTSSLNIGIRHIQPMIATLTLFSVLVLSYQHFWLKFRLWHLAVVLQLLSIISVYPYYLAYFNVIAGGPANGYKHLLDSNLDWGQNLKRLYIWAQKNKIDKMIVQTWIGTPVDYYDEGKIFKPPPKQQLYMGHGYPEVYFAVNITSIKLSKESLGMLESLTPVAIIGHSIYVYHFP, from the coding sequence ATGAGGTTTAAGAAGCTAAATTCAGAGTTTTTTAATGATACACGAAATATTCGTTTCATCCTTACACTGTTTGTTTTGTGTGTGACATTTGTTTGTATTGGTGTGTTTAGCGTCAAGGATGACAATCTTGTTAATGATGAGACGGCGCATATTCCATCTGGTTATGCAGCTCTAAAGGAACAGAATTTTATCTTAAATTTAGAGCATCCGCCAATGCTTAAAATGATTGCCGCAGTGCCGATGCTTTTTCAGAAAGTTAATTATAAGTCCGATTTAGTCTCCAACACACCTGCTGATGAGTGGAAGGAGGGATACAGATTTTTTGACCTCAATAAAAGCAACTTTGACACTGTATTACTTTCCGGACGTGTTGCACTCATATTATTTCATGCTTTTTTCCTGTTTGTCCTTGGTTTACTCCTAAAGCAGATAATCTCTCCGGTATTTGCCTGCTTAGGCGTATTTTTCATTGCTTTTGAACCAAACTTTCTGGCACATGCCCGTTATATTACAACTGATGCAGGGATTACCGTCTTTACGGTGCTTTCACTGGTATCTTTTGGGGTTTTTCTGGAAAGACAACAGCGAATTTATATATGGCTTACGGCTGTGTTTTTGGGTGGAGCACTCTTAAGCAAATTTTCAGGACTTGCCGTGTATTTTCTTATTTTAGCATTTCTGATGTTTAACCGTTTTAAACAAATGTTTAATGCAAAGCGCACTTTTGCGCTGATTTTTATTGTGCCGGTGTTGATGTTATATCTGGTTTATTTTGGAGTTGGTTGGGCAATAAATCCAATGCAGCTAAATTTTGTTATTACAAATGACAAGCAGGCAACAGAGCCGTCATGGCAGACAAATGTGTTTTTTAGACCGGTGGTACTATATAAAACCGGCTTAAAACATATAACGGAGCGGACTCAACTGGGAGCGGGAGGGGGGCATCCACCTCAGTATCTTAACGGAGAGATCAGATATGATAAGGGCTGGTGGTATTACTTTCTCATTGCTCTGCTATATAAAGAAACCCCTATACTTTTGATTTTATTTGCCTCAGGCCTGCTGTTTTTTAGATGGCGCAATCACAAGACACAGCCGCTTGAGATAATGTTGCTATTGTATTCGGTGCTTTATTTGTCAACAACCTTCACCTCAAGCTTAAACATCGGCATTCGCCACATACAGCCGATGATTGCTACTTTAACTCTTTTTTCGGTTTTAGTTTTATCTTATCAACATTTTTGGTTAAAGTTCCGGCTGTGGCATTTAGCCGTTGTGTTACAACTACTTAGTATAATCAGCGTCTATCCTTATTATCTTGCATATTTCAATGTTATTGCAGGCGGTCCTGCCAATGGTTATAAACATCTGCTGGATTCTAATCTTGATTGGGGGCAAAATCTTAAGCGGCTCTACATATGGGCTCAGAAAAACAAAATTGATAAGATGATTGTACAGACATGGATTGGGACCCCTGTGGATTATTACGATGAGGGCAAAATTTTTAAACCGCCGCCAAAACAGCAACTCTATATGGGACATGGTTATCCGGAGGTGTATTTTGCCGTCAATATCACTTCAATCAAACTAAGTAAAGAATCCCTTGGAATGCTGGAGAGTTTAACGCCGGTTGCCATAATCGGACACAGTATTTATGTGTATCATTTTCCTTAG
- the cas6 gene encoding CRISPR-associated endoribonuclease Cas6, with amino-acid sequence MRLNFVFNHPVGTLSIDYNHLMQSWFSDFLSKPDAKCYEGKLTAGCQEKRKFKLFTFSKLFFDSYKVRGYRISFNRGNAQWFVSSPVKEFLNDFSAYMKNRKKISVNGVCFELMSIDEVQMPPFGSEMKFTSLSPITVTTEGLDEMNSDGFFLKFEDMGFIQKIKDSLTDKYRKFTGMKISNDNNFNFEFDSDYMERKRGRIQKKVKYERTEIVGYLAPFKVSAEPELLKFGYDTGFGDYCHMGFGMVKEI; translated from the coding sequence ATGAGATTAAATTTTGTTTTTAACCATCCTGTTGGTACCTTGTCGATAGATTATAACCACCTTATGCAGTCGTGGTTTAGTGATTTTCTGAGTAAGCCGGACGCAAAGTGCTACGAGGGCAAATTAACAGCCGGTTGTCAAGAGAAGCGGAAATTTAAACTCTTTACTTTTTCAAAATTATTTTTTGATTCATATAAGGTCAGAGGTTACAGGATAAGTTTTAACAGAGGGAATGCGCAGTGGTTTGTTTCATCTCCTGTGAAGGAATTTCTCAACGATTTTTCGGCATATATGAAAAACAGAAAAAAAATTAGTGTTAATGGTGTATGTTTTGAGCTTATGAGCATAGATGAGGTGCAAATGCCCCCCTTTGGCTCTGAAATGAAGTTCACATCTCTGTCACCTATCACAGTTACCACGGAGGGTTTAGATGAAATGAATTCCGATGGATTCTTTTTGAAATTTGAAGATATGGGGTTTATTCAAAAAATTAAAGATAGTTTGACAGATAAATACAGAAAATTTACCGGCATGAAAATAAGCAATGACAATAATTTTAATTTTGAATTCGACTCCGATTATATGGAAAGAAAAAGGGGCAGAATTCAGAAAAAAGTAAAATACGAGCGAACGGAAATAGTGGGATATCTTGCACCATTTAAGGTCTCAGCAGAGCCTGAGCTGCTGAAGTTTGGATACGACACGGGTTTTGGCGATTACTGCCACATGGGCTTTGGAATGGTTAAAGAGATTTAG
- the ccsB gene encoding c-type cytochrome biogenesis protein CcsB translates to MASPQFFGIAEVGYFVAMMVYIGHFVFRSAFSGKIATVITSVSFLSQTAAILLRWYESYQMGIGRAPLTNLYESLEFFVWCLILGYLIIEYKYKTKTFGAFVTPIAGLALGFIDLTGMRTTIEPLVPALQSNWLLAHVTMSFISYSAFGLSFAAAMMYLIMKTEERKGSAYWFWTVIGGIFVALLVAMFIDYLNYHILQITPAGERSNILGSTFRNTSSAVRVFSYLATAGFIAFVWRYGGTLKRTLSHFKISPELLDELNYKVIALGFPIFTLGGLIFGAVWADQAWGVYWSWDPKETWSLITWLAYAFYLHARFIKGWRGIKTAVVSSVAFIIVIFTYLGVNIFLSGLHSYGEMP, encoded by the coding sequence ATGGCAAGTCCGCAGTTTTTCGGCATAGCTGAGGTTGGCTATTTTGTAGCGATGATGGTATATATCGGGCATTTTGTGTTTCGGAGTGCATTTTCAGGGAAAATTGCCACTGTCATAACCTCTGTTTCATTTCTTTCACAGACGGCGGCAATTCTGCTGCGGTGGTATGAGTCTTATCAAATGGGTATAGGCAGAGCGCCTCTTACAAATTTGTATGAATCACTGGAGTTTTTTGTCTGGTGTCTGATTTTGGGCTATCTGATAATTGAGTATAAATACAAAACCAAAACTTTCGGCGCCTTTGTAACACCTATCGCAGGGTTGGCTCTTGGGTTTATAGACTTAACCGGAATGAGGACAACAATTGAGCCACTTGTACCGGCTCTTCAGAGTAATTGGCTTTTAGCGCATGTTACGATGAGCTTTATATCCTACTCGGCATTTGGCCTGTCCTTTGCCGCCGCTATGATGTATCTGATAATGAAGACGGAGGAGCGCAAGGGGTCGGCATATTGGTTTTGGACAGTTATAGGCGGCATTTTTGTAGCTTTACTTGTTGCCATGTTTATTGACTACCTCAATTATCATATACTGCAAATCACACCGGCAGGTGAAAGGAGTAATATTTTGGGCTCAACCTTCAGAAACACATCCTCCGCTGTGAGAGTGTTTAGTTATCTGGCCACAGCCGGCTTTATTGCCTTTGTTTGGCGCTATGGCGGCACATTGAAGCGCACACTCAGTCACTTTAAGATATCTCCTGAGCTTCTTGATGAGTTAAACTATAAGGTGATAGCTCTGGGGTTTCCGATTTTTACGCTGGGGGGGTTGATATTTGGTGCAGTGTGGGCGGACCAGGCCTGGGGAGTGTACTGGAGCTGGGACCCGAAAGAAACATGGTCGCTGATAACATGGCTTGCATACGCTTTTTACCTTCACGCCCGTTTTATAAAGGGCTGGCGCGGTATAAAAACAGCCGTTGTGTCCTCTGTGGCATTTATAATCGTTATATTTACGTATCTGGGAGTTAATATATTTCTATCCGGACTTCACAGCTACGGCGAGATGCCATAG